A genome region from Nicotiana tabacum cultivar K326 chromosome 13, ASM71507v2, whole genome shotgun sequence includes the following:
- the LOC107778424 gene encoding carboxylesterase 20-like, protein MASQRFARPIFDNPFLKIQELPGDTVKRNSESLKQANSDPRGTSLVISRDVTLDTNKKTWLRLYVPRRVTKASAPKKLPLIVYYHGGGFVYFHANTFIFDVFCQALSERVNAMVISLEYRLAPEHRLPAAYEDAMDGLHWIKSTKDEWVSNYADLSHVYLYGTSAGGNLAYHAGLRAAAAAKELEPLRIKGLILHHPYFSGKNRTESEEKLKDDQLLPLHAIDKMFDLCLPKGVDHDHEYCNPCADGGSKHLEDMKELGWKVLVSGVCEDPLVDAARNCVKLLEEKGIKVYKFFRDGYHAMEVFDQSMAAALYDATRDFLNASKN, encoded by the exons atggcTAGCCAAAGATTTGCTCGTCCAATTTTTGACAATCCTTTTCTCAAGATTCAAGAATTACCAGGTGACACAGTAAAACGTAACTCTGAATCCCTTAAGCAAGCCAATTCTGATCCTAGAGGCACATCTCTAGTCATTTCCAGGGACGTGACCCTTGACACCAACAAAAAAACTTGGCTTCGACTTTACGTCCCACGACGAGTAACAAAAGCCTCTGCTCCTAAGAAATTGCCTCTCATAGTCTACTATCACGGCGGAGGCTTTGTTTATTTCCATGCCAATACTTTTATCTTCGATGTATTTTGTCAAGCACTTTCTGAAAGAGTTAATGCTATGGTTATTTCACTCGAATATCGTCTCGCCCCTGAACACCGCCTTCCTGCAGCTTACGAAGATGCCATGGATGGATTACATTGGATTAAGTCCACTAAGGATGAATGGGTCAGTAATTACGCTGATTTGAGTCATGTCTATCTTTATGGAACCAGCGCCGGAGGCAATTTGGCATATCATGCAG GATTACGTGCGGCTGCTGCAGCTAAAGAACTAGAGCCCTTGAGAATCAAAGGATTGATTTTGCATCATCCATATTTCAGTGGGAAAAACAGGACAGAATCAGAGGAGAAGCTAAAAGATGATCAGCTTTTGCCGCTCCATGCAATTGACAAGATGTTCGACTTGTGTTTGCCAAAAGGGGTGGATCATGATCATGAATATTGCAATCCATGTGCAGATGGAGGGTCAAAGCATTTAGAAGATATGAAGGAATTAGGTTGGAAGGTTTTGGTAAGTGGTGTATGTGAAGATCCTCTGGTTGATGCTGCACGTAACTGTGTCAAGTTGTTGGAAGAGAAAGGTATAAAAGTTTACAAGTTCTTTAGAGATGGTTACCATGCTATGGAAGTGTTCGATCAATCAATGGCAGCAGCTTTATATGATGCCACCAGGGATTTCTTAAATgctagtaaaaattaa